One genomic segment of Deinococcus sp. LM3 includes these proteins:
- a CDS encoding TetR/AcrR family transcriptional regulator, with protein sequence MEVTPAPGRRERKKLETWRKIRHVALNLILERGYSNVSLEDIARAADVSRATLFNYFPSKEAMLFAPDPEEQQRWQAFLDARPKGEHPWTTLEAFFLDYTAGYETKLRLQKQLQAEVAALRQGNQDVSERLSAFLADWLGTRLHTQGRDPQDAALLSALAFTVMGVVFARWQPDEPFSVFQDLLRRTFHRAGQGLTSTL encoded by the coding sequence GTGGAGGTCACCCCAGCACCCGGACGCCGTGAACGCAAGAAACTCGAGACCTGGCGAAAGATCCGCCACGTCGCCCTGAACTTGATCCTCGAACGCGGCTACAGCAACGTCAGCCTTGAGGACATCGCGCGGGCCGCCGACGTCTCCCGCGCCACACTGTTCAACTACTTCCCGTCCAAGGAAGCCATGCTCTTCGCGCCCGACCCCGAGGAACAGCAGCGCTGGCAGGCCTTCCTGGACGCCCGGCCCAAAGGCGAACACCCCTGGACCACCCTGGAAGCCTTCTTCCTCGACTACACCGCCGGGTACGAGACCAAACTCCGATTGCAAAAGCAGCTGCAGGCTGAGGTCGCCGCGCTCCGCCAGGGCAACCAGGACGTCAGCGAACGCCTCAGCGCCTTCCTTGCCGACTGGCTCGGCACGCGCCTGCACACCCAGGGGCGCGACCCGCAGGACGCCGCCCTGCTGAGCGCCCTGGCCTTCACCGTCATGGGCGTCGTCTTCGCCCGCTGGCAACCCGACGAGCCGTTCAGCGTCTTCCAGGACCTGCTGCGCCGCACCTTCCACCGCGCCGGACAGGGCCTGACCTCCACCCTCTGA
- a CDS encoding CheW domain-containing protein encodes MTRLERRAARLAAPLDAQRPPVNALLLRVAGEEYAAPLAQLLEILPANLTALPRTAPHVAGLQVVRGELLGVLRADVLLTGRAHPPPRPGRVLVTAAGAGTCGLLVDDAADLVWVDDQLQPAPFHSPGVSGLTAAGLAVLDLHRLLHALPAPWRPAP; translated from the coding sequence ATGACCCGCCTGGAACGCCGGGCCGCGCGGCTGGCCGCGCCGCTGGACGCGCAACGTCCGCCTGTGAACGCCCTGCTGCTGCGGGTGGCGGGCGAGGAATACGCCGCGCCGCTGGCGCAGCTGCTGGAGATCCTGCCCGCCAACCTGACGGCCCTGCCGCGCACCGCGCCGCACGTGGCGGGCCTGCAGGTCGTGCGCGGCGAACTGCTGGGCGTGCTGCGCGCCGACGTGCTGCTGACCGGCCGGGCGCACCCGCCGCCCCGGCCGGGCAGGGTGCTGGTCACGGCGGCCGGGGCGGGCACCTGCGGCCTGCTCGTAGACGACGCGGCCGATCTGGTGTGGGTGGATGATCAGTTGCAGCCCGCGCCGTTCCACTCGCCGGGCGTGTCGGGCCTGACTGCTGCGGGGCTGGCGGTACTGGACCTTCACCGCCTGCTGCACGCCCTTCCCGCTCCCTGGCGGCCAGCGCCGTGA
- a CDS encoding ATP-grasp domain-containing protein produces MKKVLFNKNFSVTAAQITALTGSGYEIWASHTDAGHGMLAAAPHTFLEPRGLIGDEYADWLRRACEERGIDALIPGKERELLARHAPAFAASGTAVLAPASEDTQRHLERKDEFLRAWDPAMLPIPRWTTFDSLGSFDAAWDALREDGTRLCVKPARGIYASGFRVILERPDLGSFLKGELYQMSHAAARELFAAPDLPTMLLMHTLEGAERSVDCVAWQGRLIRAVVRRKSPDGQQIESRPDLVQAAAQIARHYGLSGIFNFQTKDDLRGGTRVANMLEINARASGGLRYSMAAGVNFPRLLLDAWSGALDWDALPPVQTGLDVAEDKVVRVVSRPVPEPA; encoded by the coding sequence ATGAAGAAGGTTCTGTTCAACAAGAATTTCAGCGTCACGGCCGCGCAGATCACCGCGCTGACCGGCAGCGGGTACGAAATCTGGGCCAGTCACACGGACGCCGGGCACGGCATGCTGGCCGCCGCGCCCCACACCTTCCTGGAACCGCGCGGCCTGATCGGTGACGAGTACGCCGACTGGCTGCGCCGCGCCTGCGAGGAACGCGGCATCGACGCCCTGATTCCGGGTAAGGAACGTGAGCTGCTGGCGCGGCACGCCCCGGCCTTCGCGGCGTCCGGCACGGCCGTCCTGGCCCCCGCCTCCGAGGACACCCAGCGGCACCTGGAACGCAAGGACGAATTCCTGCGCGCCTGGGACCCGGCCATGCTGCCCATCCCACGCTGGACGACCTTCGATTCGCTCGGCAGCTTCGACGCCGCCTGGGACGCCCTGCGCGAGGACGGCACCCGCCTGTGCGTCAAACCGGCCCGTGGCATCTACGCCAGCGGGTTCCGCGTGATCCTGGAACGCCCGGACCTGGGGTCGTTCCTGAAGGGCGAGCTGTACCAGATGAGTCACGCGGCCGCACGCGAGCTGTTCGCCGCGCCGGACCTGCCCACCATGCTCCTGATGCACACCCTGGAAGGAGCCGAGCGCAGCGTGGACTGCGTGGCGTGGCAGGGCCGCCTGATCCGCGCCGTCGTGCGCCGCAAGTCCCCTGACGGGCAGCAGATCGAGTCCCGCCCGGACCTCGTGCAGGCCGCCGCTCAGATCGCGCGGCACTACGGCCTGAGCGGCATCTTCAACTTCCAGACGAAAGACGACCTGCGCGGTGGGACGCGCGTGGCGAACATGCTGGAGATCAACGCCCGTGCGTCCGGCGGCCTGCGGTACTCCATGGCGGCCGGCGTGAACTTCCCGCGCCTGCTGCTCGACGCCTGGAGTGGCGCGCTCGACTGGGACGCCCTGCCGCCCGTGCAGACCGGACTGGACGTGGCCGAGGACAAGGTCGTGCGCGTCGTCAGTCGCCCCGTCCCGGAGCCTGCGTGA
- a CDS encoding methyl-accepting chemotaxis protein, giving the protein MSIRLKLLGVLLLLVVPLVVTGLLSVASLRHSGEVSARLTGGLQQARTLTNLRGAVNRLTLVASEELLLRPGRPEPASLDTVRAEAVAELAAAPNSPELSDVRRDWAALETQLDALLRVAESQPAAAVTLFEERLQPARAQLVQSINAYLDSREAALAAEQLQLTADLSRSQGIVTWTALLGGLLGLTFAWLVLGQIVGAMQLVSRASLRLAEGYLDDLPAARSRDETGQMLGALGQLGAQQRQLAQALGQLSLGSSQVAFPVRHGQDVVGRAVQDLTRHTEEVAASARVVASGDLRAELPVRSGQDTLGLALRDMLAQLRGFALQNQQFSAQLALSSQSLVTATTQQATSVNQQSAAIAETTAAVEEVRTSSRHAVEVASSVTRQAEAARAVATQGVQAAQDAEQGMLALQGRVDDIAQNMLNLSRHSRQISEIIETVADIADQSNLLALNAAIEANRAGEQGRGFAVVAQEIRTLAEQSKGATQQIRRMLEDVQQATNAAVLATEEGSKQAQVGTALIGRAGQTIQALGGVNDDAARMAGQISESVQQHALSMEQIAIAMNDINAATLQHLNVTQDNQQVARHLQELVEQLNGLTARYHT; this is encoded by the coding sequence ATGTCCATTCGTCTGAAATTGCTTGGTGTGCTGCTGCTGCTCGTCGTTCCCCTGGTCGTGACCGGGCTGCTGTCAGTGGCGTCGCTGCGTCATTCCGGCGAGGTGAGTGCCCGGTTGACCGGGGGCCTGCAACAGGCGCGGACCCTGACCAATCTGCGCGGCGCCGTGAACCGCCTCACGCTGGTGGCTTCCGAGGAACTGCTGCTGCGCCCCGGACGGCCGGAACCGGCGAGCCTGGACACCGTGCGGGCCGAGGCGGTCGCGGAGCTGGCGGCCGCGCCGAACAGCCCGGAGCTGAGCGACGTGCGGCGCGACTGGGCGGCGCTGGAAACGCAGCTGGACGCGCTGCTGCGCGTGGCCGAATCGCAGCCGGCGGCGGCCGTGACGTTGTTCGAGGAGCGGCTCCAGCCGGCGCGGGCGCAGCTGGTCCAGAGCATCAACGCCTACCTCGACTCGCGGGAAGCGGCCCTCGCGGCCGAGCAACTGCAGCTCACGGCGGACCTGTCGCGCAGCCAGGGAATCGTGACCTGGACGGCCCTGCTGGGCGGACTGCTGGGCCTGACGTTCGCGTGGCTGGTGCTGGGGCAGATCGTGGGCGCCATGCAGCTCGTGTCACGCGCGTCGCTGCGGCTGGCCGAAGGGTACCTGGACGACCTGCCCGCCGCGCGCAGCCGCGACGAGACCGGGCAGATGCTGGGCGCGCTGGGGCAGCTCGGCGCGCAGCAGCGGCAGCTGGCGCAGGCGCTGGGGCAGCTGAGCCTGGGGTCGTCGCAGGTGGCGTTCCCGGTGCGGCACGGGCAGGACGTGGTCGGGCGCGCCGTGCAGGATCTCACGCGGCACACCGAGGAGGTCGCCGCGTCGGCCCGCGTGGTCGCCAGCGGGGACCTGCGCGCCGAGCTGCCCGTGCGCTCCGGGCAGGACACGCTGGGGCTGGCGCTGCGGGACATGCTCGCGCAGCTGCGGGGCTTCGCGCTGCAGAACCAGCAGTTCAGCGCGCAGCTGGCGCTGTCCAGTCAGAGTCTGGTGACGGCCACGACGCAGCAGGCGACCAGCGTGAACCAGCAGTCGGCCGCGATTGCCGAGACGACCGCCGCCGTCGAGGAGGTCCGCACCAGCAGCCGGCACGCGGTCGAGGTGGCCAGCAGCGTGACCCGGCAGGCCGAGGCCGCCCGCGCGGTCGCCACGCAGGGCGTTCAGGCCGCGCAGGACGCCGAGCAGGGCATGCTGGCGTTGCAGGGCCGCGTGGACGACATCGCGCAGAACATGCTGAACCTGTCGCGGCACTCGCGGCAGATCAGCGAGATCATCGAGACGGTCGCGGACATCGCCGACCAGTCGAACCTGCTGGCCCTGAACGCCGCCATCGAGGCGAACCGCGCCGGCGAGCAGGGCCGGGGCTTCGCGGTCGTCGCGCAGGAGATCCGCACGCTGGCCGAGCAGTCCAAGGGCGCCACGCAGCAGATCCGCCGGATGCTCGAGGACGTGCAGCAGGCCACGAACGCCGCCGTGCTGGCCACCGAGGAGGGCAGCAAGCAGGCGCAGGTCGGCACGGCCCTGATCGGCCGGGCCGGGCAGACCATCCAGGCGCTCGGGGGCGTGAACGACGACGCGGCGCGCATGGCCGGACAGATCTCCGAGTCGGTGCAGCAGCACGCGCTGAGCATGGAGCAGATCGCGATCGCCATGAACGACATCAACGCGGCGACCCTGCAGCACCTGAATGTCACGCAGGACAACCAGCAGGTCGCGCGGCACCTGCAGGAGCTCGTCGAGCAGCTCAACGGCCTGACGGCCCGGTACCACACGTGA
- a CDS encoding NADPH-dependent FMN reductase has translation MPRIGVIIGSTRQGRFADQVMAWLTPFLERRGDLGFETLDLRDFDLPFFDERASNAYAPTQNAEGRRWQETLAGFDGFIFLVAEYNHAPTAALKNALDYAYPEWRRKPGACVGYGGVGGARAVEGLRTILVELQMAPVRHAVHIAGNDFYAAVTGQQPLGALTYLDSSVHAMLDDLSWWAHALNAARGAGTPG, from the coding sequence ATGCCGCGCATCGGTGTCATCATCGGCAGTACCCGCCAGGGCCGCTTCGCGGATCAGGTCATGGCGTGGCTCACGCCGTTCCTGGAGCGGCGCGGCGACCTGGGCTTCGAGACCCTCGACCTGCGTGACTTCGACCTGCCGTTCTTCGATGAGCGGGCCTCGAACGCCTACGCCCCCACCCAGAACGCAGAGGGCCGCCGCTGGCAGGAGACGCTGGCCGGATTCGACGGCTTCATCTTCCTGGTCGCCGAGTACAACCACGCCCCCACCGCTGCCCTGAAAAACGCGCTGGACTACGCCTACCCGGAGTGGAGGCGCAAACCCGGCGCCTGCGTCGGCTACGGCGGGGTCGGCGGCGCACGGGCCGTGGAGGGCCTGCGGACCATCCTGGTCGAACTGCAGATGGCGCCCGTGCGGCACGCCGTGCACATCGCCGGGAACGACTTCTACGCCGCCGTGACCGGACAGCAGCCCCTGGGTGCCCTCACGTACCTGGACTCCAGCGTGCACGCCATGCTGGACGACCTGTCCTGGTGGGCGCACGCGCTGAACGCCGCCCGGGGCGCCGGTACGCCCGGCTAG
- a CDS encoding SDR family oxidoreductase, translated as MSRVWFITGASRGFGREFTLAALERGDRVAATARTLSTLDDLKVHGDAFLPIELDVTDRAADFAAVQQAHAHFGQLDIVVNNAGYGHFGFIEEISEQEARDQLETNVFGALWITQAALPIMRAQGGGHIIQVSSMGGQVAFPSLGIYHASKWALEGMSEALAQEVAAQGIRVTLVEPGAYGTDWAGTSANHSQPNPVYDGFRQAMAERGAGTQMGDPAAAARALLKVVDSEHPPLRVLFGTQAYDVVQGITAQRVQTWKDWEAVSREAQG; from the coding sequence ATGTCCAGAGTCTGGTTCATCACAGGAGCGTCACGCGGCTTCGGCCGGGAATTCACACTCGCCGCCCTGGAGCGCGGGGACCGCGTCGCCGCCACCGCCCGCACCCTCAGCACCCTCGACGACCTGAAGGTCCACGGGGACGCCTTCCTGCCCATCGAACTCGACGTGACCGACCGCGCCGCCGACTTCGCGGCCGTGCAGCAGGCCCACGCGCACTTCGGGCAGCTCGACATCGTCGTGAACAACGCCGGGTACGGCCACTTCGGGTTCATCGAGGAGATCAGCGAACAGGAAGCCCGCGACCAGCTGGAAACCAACGTGTTCGGCGCCCTGTGGATCACGCAGGCCGCGCTGCCCATCATGCGCGCCCAGGGCGGCGGGCACATCATTCAGGTGTCCAGCATGGGCGGGCAGGTCGCGTTCCCCAGCCTGGGCATCTACCACGCGTCCAAGTGGGCGCTGGAGGGCATGAGCGAGGCGCTCGCGCAGGAAGTCGCCGCGCAGGGCATCCGGGTCACGCTGGTCGAACCCGGCGCGTACGGCACCGACTGGGCCGGCACGTCCGCCAACCACTCGCAGCCCAACCCCGTCTACGACGGCTTCCGTCAGGCCATGGCGGAGCGCGGCGCCGGCACCCAGATGGGCGACCCGGCCGCCGCCGCCCGCGCCCTGCTGAAAGTCGTGGACAGCGAACACCCGCCCCTGCGCGTGCTGTTCGGCACGCAGGCCTACGACGTCGTGCAGGGCATCACCGCGCAGCGCGTGCAGACCTGGAAGGACTGGGAAGCCGTGTCCCGCGAAGCGCAGGGCTGA
- a CDS encoding CheR family methyltransferase translates to MTAALPQLLAEAAGLRWTEQLHGLARPRLEELARAHGGLDGLLRAAATRPEVAAQVAAAFTVGETWFQRIGAQLEALPELLAGRAHVRAWSAGCSTGEEAYALAAAFTRQTVEVLGTDLNPESVRRAREGRYGAWSFRGVPPGQVRRSFEPRGDLFEVREELRRRVRFAVHNLITPAPQRDLDVIACRNVTIYLTPAAAERVYTHLTRALAPGGVLLLAPSDPRPPAQLGLVVERCGDTQVLRRPARPPAAVSVPSGRVAGRPLPSGAVMDRPVPATRGPVSGAADAAPEPELPEARRAAYEAPLDPQAQLALAWALRRAGQDGRAERQARHALTLLDAQADSWLAARVRAGCLHLLAGAGEA, encoded by the coding sequence ATGACGGCCGCCCTTCCGCAACTGCTGGCGGAGGCCGCCGGGCTGCGCTGGACCGAGCAGTTGCACGGACTGGCCCGCCCCCGCCTGGAGGAACTGGCCCGCGCGCATGGCGGCCTGGATGGCCTGCTGCGTGCCGCCGCCACGCGTCCCGAGGTGGCGGCGCAGGTCGCGGCGGCGTTCACGGTCGGGGAGACGTGGTTCCAGCGGATCGGGGCGCAGCTGGAGGCGTTGCCGGAGCTGCTGGCCGGGCGCGCGCACGTGCGCGCCTGGAGTGCCGGTTGCTCGACCGGCGAGGAAGCGTACGCGCTGGCAGCCGCCTTCACGCGGCAGACGGTGGAGGTGCTGGGCACCGACCTGAACCCCGAGTCCGTGCGGCGCGCGCGGGAAGGACGGTACGGCGCGTGGTCGTTCCGGGGCGTGCCGCCCGGTCAGGTCCGGCGGTCGTTCGAGCCGCGCGGCGACCTGTTCGAGGTTCGTGAGGAGCTGCGGCGACGGGTGCGGTTCGCGGTGCATAACCTGATCACGCCCGCACCGCAGCGGGATCTGGATGTGATCGCCTGCCGGAACGTCACGATCTACCTCACGCCGGCCGCCGCCGAGCGGGTGTACACGCACCTGACGCGGGCGCTGGCGCCGGGCGGGGTGCTGCTGCTGGCGCCCAGCGACCCGCGCCCGCCCGCGCAGCTGGGGCTGGTCGTGGAACGCTGCGGGGACACGCAGGTGCTGCGCCGCCCGGCGCGCCCCCCGGCGGCGGTGTCTGTTCCGTCCGGTCGGGTGGCGGGGCGTCCGTTACCGTCTGGCGCGGTCATGGACCGGCCGGTCCCGGCGACCCGCGGGCCGGTGTCCGGTGCGGCGGACGCCGCGCCTGAACCGGAGTTGCCGGAAGCGCGCCGCGCGGCGTACGAGGCACCGCTGGATCCGCAGGCGCAGCTGGCGCTGGCCTGGGCCCTGCGGCGCGCCGGGCAGGACGGGCGGGCCGAACGGCAGGCGCGGCACGCCCTGACGCTGCTGGACGCCCAGGCGGACAGCTGGCTCGCGGCGCGGGTCCGGGCCGGTTGCCTGCACCTGCTGGCCGGGGCGGGTGAGGCGTGA
- a CDS encoding VanW family protein: protein MSTLFLTLLCALLAAPAGALSLRWSAPEPRLVSGQVQRPVLHHSRTLTVPDSVAAQVRRTGRPTPELRRALDLAYAAVDARTPRDLRFSRAGTGWTAQARTGWTVDRAASDRAVLDALTDGQSSAPLRVNLTAPARNVAWAATRRITHLGTGTSSFSGSPDFRVQNIRVGASRVHGQWIEAGRELNFNALIGPVTAARGFVPGYVITGNRLSTEDGGGLCQVSTTVFRAAWTAGLPVTERHAHSYQVAYYGQPGLDAAVYAPAKNLRWRNDTPAPLLVQADWDTRTSRLSVHLFGQDDGRRIWTATPQQSQVRPAPGPTFVSDPALNGDEARRIDMPAPGALVSVARQVRLPGGQVRRDTLVSRYRPWGGVFAVAPGDDRLRN, encoded by the coding sequence ATGAGCACGCTGTTCCTGACCCTGCTGTGCGCGCTGCTGGCTGCCCCGGCCGGAGCGCTGAGCCTGCGCTGGAGCGCCCCGGAACCCCGGCTGGTAAGCGGACAGGTGCAGCGGCCCGTCCTTCACCATTCACGGACCCTGACCGTCCCGGACAGCGTGGCCGCGCAGGTGCGCCGCACCGGCCGCCCCACACCGGAACTGCGCCGCGCCCTGGACCTCGCGTACGCCGCCGTGGACGCCCGCACGCCCCGCGACCTGCGCTTCAGCCGCGCGGGGACCGGCTGGACCGCGCAGGCCCGCACCGGCTGGACCGTGGACCGCGCCGCCTCCGACCGCGCCGTGCTGGACGCCCTGACCGACGGACAGAGCAGCGCGCCTCTGCGCGTGAACCTGACCGCGCCCGCCCGAAACGTCGCCTGGGCCGCCACCCGCCGGATCACGCACCTGGGCACCGGCACCTCCAGCTTCAGCGGCAGCCCGGACTTCCGCGTGCAGAACATCCGGGTCGGAGCGTCCCGCGTGCACGGGCAGTGGATCGAGGCGGGCCGCGAACTGAACTTCAACGCCCTGATCGGCCCCGTCACCGCCGCGCGCGGCTTCGTGCCGGGCTACGTGATCACCGGGAACCGCCTGAGTACCGAGGACGGCGGCGGCCTGTGCCAGGTCAGCACCACCGTCTTCCGCGCCGCCTGGACGGCGGGCCTGCCCGTCACGGAACGGCACGCGCACTCCTATCAGGTGGCGTACTACGGCCAGCCGGGTCTGGACGCCGCCGTGTACGCGCCCGCCAAGAACCTCCGCTGGCGTAACGACACGCCCGCGCCGCTGCTGGTGCAGGCCGACTGGGATACCCGCACCAGTCGCCTGAGCGTGCACCTGTTCGGACAGGACGACGGACGCCGCATCTGGACCGCCACCCCGCAGCAGTCGCAGGTGCGGCCCGCTCCCGGCCCGACCTTCGTGAGCGACCCGGCCCTGAACGGCGACGAGGCCCGCCGCATCGACATGCCCGCCCCCGGCGCGCTCGTCAGCGTGGCCCGGCAGGTCCGGCTGCCCGGCGGTCAGGTGCGGCGCGACACGCTCGTCAGCCGCTACCGCCCCTGGGGAGGCGTGTTCGCCGTCGCCCCGGGCGACGACCGCCTGCGCAACTGA
- a CDS encoding fasciclin domain-containing protein — translation MKNLILTSALLLSTTAFAGGGSMVPGGNTIASIVANDPNFSTLLAAVQAAGLVDTLNSAGPFTVFAPTNAAFAKVPEADLNALLNDPAQLKALLLYHVVPGRVTAAQVTKLTSAKTVNGANIRISTSGGMVMINDSTVTKADVRASNGVIHVIDTVLMP, via the coding sequence ATGAAGAACCTGATCCTGACATCTGCCCTGCTTCTGAGCACCACGGCCTTCGCTGGCGGCGGCAGCATGGTTCCCGGCGGCAACACGATCGCCAGCATCGTCGCGAACGACCCGAACTTCAGCACCCTGCTGGCCGCCGTGCAGGCCGCCGGGCTGGTCGACACCCTGAACAGCGCCGGGCCGTTCACGGTGTTCGCTCCCACCAACGCCGCGTTCGCCAAGGTGCCGGAAGCGGACCTGAACGCGCTGCTGAACGATCCCGCCCAGCTCAAGGCGCTGCTGCTGTACCACGTGGTGCCCGGCCGCGTGACCGCCGCGCAGGTCACGAAACTGACCTCCGCCAAGACCGTGAACGGCGCGAACATCCGCATCAGCACCAGCGGCGGGATGGTCATGATCAACGACTCCACCGTCACCAAGGCCGACGTGCGCGCCAGCAACGGCGTCATCCACGTGATCGACACGGTCCTGATGCCCTGA
- a CDS encoding phosphoribosyltransferase domain-containing protein codes for MTGTPTVPVSADQTAADQPAADQPAGRRVTLPSGELNLHLESSALPLDDLLGFAVRRNPKRGFLFVSRVLGKHIPVRPSVAASTHAALAAALPPLTRPHFIGLAETATALGEGVFRAWQARHTPAADTLADGSWLTAAGRGTFQHTTRYHQRAPLLLRFDEPHSHAPAHLVYDPGEAARAAQELVLIDDELSTGTTLENLAREWLALHPHVRRVVLVSLTDWCVRRDAVQAALPVPVEFVSLSRGTFTFTPDPAWTPATLPAVTGDGGDRSDLLPARSARLGHPGGPDLSDWTTPGSDADLRGGPLLVLGTGEYQFPAFALARTLEARGLDVHWSATTRSPVLPGLAIGSALTFTDNVGDGIPNYLYNVRPEAYARILVTFEGACQPDPALMEALGPHARAVRLS; via the coding sequence GTGACCGGCACCCCGACCGTACCCGTGTCGGCTGATCAGACGGCCGCCGATCAGCCGGCCGCCGATCAGCCGGCCGGGCGCCGCGTGACGCTGCCCAGCGGGGAACTGAACCTGCACCTGGAAAGCTCGGCGCTGCCGCTGGACGACCTGCTGGGCTTCGCGGTGCGCCGCAACCCGAAACGCGGCTTCCTGTTCGTCAGCCGCGTGCTGGGCAAGCACATCCCGGTGCGCCCGTCCGTCGCGGCCAGTACGCACGCGGCGCTCGCGGCGGCCCTCCCGCCGCTGACCCGCCCGCACTTCATCGGGCTGGCCGAGACGGCCACCGCGCTCGGCGAGGGCGTGTTCCGCGCGTGGCAGGCGCGGCACACGCCCGCCGCAGACACCCTGGCGGACGGTTCGTGGCTGACCGCCGCCGGGCGCGGCACCTTCCAGCACACCACCCGCTACCACCAGCGGGCGCCGCTGCTGCTGCGCTTCGACGAGCCGCACTCTCACGCACCGGCGCACCTCGTGTACGATCCGGGCGAGGCGGCCCGCGCCGCGCAGGAACTCGTGCTGATCGACGACGAGCTCTCGACCGGCACCACCCTGGAGAACCTCGCGCGCGAGTGGCTGGCGCTGCACCCGCACGTCCGGCGGGTCGTGCTGGTCAGCCTGACCGACTGGTGCGTGCGCCGCGACGCCGTGCAGGCCGCCCTGCCGGTCCCGGTGGAGTTCGTGAGCCTGTCGCGCGGCACGTTCACGTTCACGCCCGACCCGGCCTGGACGCCCGCCACGCTGCCCGCCGTGACCGGCGACGGCGGCGACCGCAGCGACCTGCTGCCCGCCCGCAGCGCCCGGCTGGGGCATCCCGGCGGCCCGGACCTGAGCGACTGGACGACGCCCGGCTCCGACGCCGACCTGCGCGGCGGGCCGCTGCTGGTCCTGGGAACCGGCGAGTACCAGTTCCCGGCGTTCGCGCTGGCCCGCACCCTGGAGGCGCGCGGCCTGGACGTCCACTGGAGCGCCACGACCCGCAGCCCGGTCCTGCCGGGCCTCGCCATCGGGAGCGCCCTGACCTTCACCGACAACGTCGGGGACGGTATTCCGAACTACCTGTACAACGTGCGCCCGGAGGCGTACGCGCGCATCCTCGTCACCTTCGAGGGCGCGTGCCAGCCCGACCCGGCCCTGATGGAGGCGCTCGGGCCGCACGCGCGGGCCGTGAGGCTCTCGTGA
- a CDS encoding HAD family hydrolase — MTAAPTTTTPIVVFADLDDTLFQTLRKLPGADPATLTPMTVDSRGQPHSHATPAQMALLDLLAAPHVTLVPVTGRDAAAMARVTLPLRSWRVLDHGLTILTPAGTPDPEWAAHVRAHLAPLQEPLRAGTEAIAPHAARLGARLTSHAAHGTPFMTVLKHPDADPAVLAELQDRLEAAHGPDHPLRVIANANNVSLLPRHLGKAAAVRYLLGTHLSGAALTLGLGDSVSDLPFMDECDFALTPRRGQLMRTLRGLTLPQR, encoded by the coding sequence GTGACCGCCGCGCCCACCACCACCACCCCCATCGTGGTCTTCGCGGACCTGGACGACACGCTGTTCCAGACGCTGCGCAAACTGCCCGGCGCGGACCCCGCCACCCTGACACCCATGACCGTGGACTCGCGCGGGCAGCCGCACTCTCACGCCACGCCCGCGCAGATGGCGCTGCTGGACCTGCTGGCCGCCCCGCACGTCACCCTGGTGCCCGTCACGGGCCGCGACGCGGCCGCCATGGCGCGCGTGACCCTGCCGCTGCGGTCCTGGCGGGTACTGGACCACGGGCTGACCATCCTGACGCCCGCCGGCACGCCCGACCCGGAATGGGCCGCGCACGTCCGGGCGCACCTCGCGCCGCTGCAGGAGCCCCTGCGCGCCGGGACCGAGGCGATCGCCCCGCACGCCGCGCGGCTCGGGGCGCGCCTGACCTCGCACGCCGCACACGGCACGCCGTTCATGACCGTCCTGAAACACCCGGACGCCGATCCGGCCGTCCTGGCCGAGCTGCAGGACCGGCTGGAGGCTGCGCACGGCCCGGACCACCCGCTGCGGGTGATCGCGAACGCGAACAACGTCAGCCTGCTGCCCCGCCACCTCGGCAAGGCCGCCGCCGTGCGTTACCTGCTCGGCACGCACCTGAGCGGCGCGGCCCTGACACTCGGCCTGGGCGACTCGGTCAGCGACCTGCCGTTCATGGACGAGTGCGATTTCGCGCTCACGCCCCGGCGCGGCCAGCTGATGCGCACGCTGCGCGGCCTGACCCTGCCGCAACGCTGA
- a CDS encoding chemotaxis protein CheW — MPALLCRSGQARFYLPLTQIERVYPMVHLPAARQGGPRVHLRGETLDVQDTRGWWGQPPAEPEAAQRLIVVTRPRREAWWVDEVGPVANVPEGAAHALLDGQVLPVVWRP, encoded by the coding sequence GTGCCGGCGCTGCTGTGCCGCAGCGGTCAGGCGCGTTTTTACCTGCCCTTGACGCAGATCGAGCGGGTGTACCCGATGGTGCATCTGCCGGCCGCGCGTCAGGGTGGGCCGCGCGTGCATCTGCGCGGCGAGACGCTGGACGTGCAGGACACCCGCGGGTGGTGGGGGCAGCCGCCGGCCGAACCGGAGGCCGCGCAGCGCCTGATCGTCGTGACCCGCCCGCGCCGTGAGGCGTGGTGGGTCGATGAGGTCGGCCCGGTCGCGAACGTTCCGGAGGGCGCGGCGCACGCGCTGCTGGACGGTCAGGTGCTGCCGGTGGTGTGGCGCCCATGA